The following coding sequences are from one Bacillota bacterium window:
- the lepB gene encoding signal peptidase I, translating to MGKIEKVVWEYVQSVLLAIVLALFIITFVVQSFIVTGPSMEPTLYSGERLLINKFIFRFTEPLRGNIVVFHPQARPREDYIKRVIAVAGETVEIRDGKVWVDGTPLSEPYIKEPTYGQFGPVRVPRGKIFVLGDNRNNSQDSRYQEVGLVSLKSVIGKASLRYWPLHRVRALNLPGEVKP from the coding sequence ATGGGAAAAATAGAAAAGGTTGTCTGGGAGTACGTACAAAGCGTGTTGCTGGCCATTGTATTGGCCCTGTTTATTATCACCTTTGTGGTGCAGTCTTTTATTGTTACCGGCCCCTCGATGGAACCTACGCTCTACTCCGGTGAACGACTCCTGATCAACAAGTTCATCTTCCGCTTTACGGAGCCGCTCCGGGGGAATATTGTGGTATTTCACCCTCAGGCGAGACCGCGAGAGGATTACATAAAACGAGTTATTGCTGTGGCCGGAGAGACGGTAGAAATACGTGACGGTAAGGTGTGGGTAGACGGTACGCCCCTGTCAGAACCTTACATCAAGGAACCTACTTATGGACAATTTGGACCGGTGCGGGTACCAAGGGGCAAAATCTTTGTCTTGGGGGATAATCGCAACAATAGCCAAGACAGCCGCTATCAAGAAGTGGGACTGGTTTCGCTAAAGAGCGTTATTGGCAAAGCAAGCTTGCGCTATTGGCCGCTTCACCGGGTAAGGGCCTTAAATCTACCCGGGGAGGTGAAGCCTTGA
- the trmD gene encoding tRNA (guanosine(37)-N1)-methyltransferase TrmD: MELDILTLFPGMFTGPFQESIIKRAQEKDLVNIRVIDIRDFSSDKHRSVDDYPFGGGSGMVLQADPIAGAIRFADLAQTARVILTCPQGKVFDQQLAWELAQENHLVIVCGHYEGVDERIRETLVTDEISIGDFVLTGGEIPALVLADAIIRLLPGALGAEDAALDDSFSTGLLECPQYTRPEVWEGRRVPPVLLSGNHEEIRLWRRRESLARTLTRRPDLLVRAELGREDLKLLAEIERERERDRS, encoded by the coding sequence ATGGAGCTCGATATTCTGACTCTGTTTCCAGGTATGTTTACGGGACCGTTTCAAGAAAGCATAATCAAACGGGCCCAGGAAAAAGACCTGGTAAATATAAGGGTTATCGACATCAGGGATTTTAGCAGTGATAAGCACCGCTCAGTGGATGACTACCCTTTTGGCGGGGGTAGCGGCATGGTGTTACAGGCCGATCCTATAGCAGGTGCTATCCGATTTGCCGACCTAGCGCAAACAGCCAGAGTTATTCTGACTTGCCCCCAGGGAAAGGTATTTGACCAACAGTTAGCGTGGGAGCTGGCCCAGGAAAATCACCTGGTCATAGTCTGCGGCCATTACGAAGGAGTAGACGAGCGAATTCGGGAGACGCTGGTTACTGATGAAATTTCCATTGGGGATTTCGTACTCACTGGGGGGGAGATTCCAGCCCTGGTGCTGGCTGATGCCATCATACGTCTTCTCCCCGGGGCTTTGGGGGCCGAGGATGCAGCTTTAGACGACTCATTTAGCACCGGTTTACTGGAGTGTCCTCAGTATACCAGGCCGGAGGTCTGGGAGGGGCGAAGGGTGCCGCCAGTACTTCTGTCAGGTAATCACGAAGAAATCAGGCTGTGGAGGCGACGTGAATCACTGGCCAGAACTCTAACACGGCGCCCGGATCTGTTAGTCCGAGCAGAACTGGGTCGAGAGGATCTGAAACTGCTGGCCGAAATTGAGCGAGAGCGCGAGCGAGACAGGAGCTAG
- the smc gene encoding chromosome segregation protein SMC has translation MRLERLTVQGFKSFAERLEFIFEPGITAIVGPNGSGKSNVVDAIRWALGEQSLHSLRGERLEDIIFNGSGFRRPHGLAEVGLTFNNESGLLPLPYSEVTVMRRAYRSGNSEFLLNGVPCRLRDIQDLFADTGIGKDGYAFIGQGKVDEVLNLSPLQRRMFLEQAAGAWKWRRRKKEAEDKLAYTEQDLVRLRDVCAELERQREPLVEEARRAGAYRTKSNRLRELQIFVGLSEIRRLEERIASVQEKLVPEQQRTQELGQRRSTLEVELERRRADIAAHEIYFGDLKSRENRVQQQLVALEKQLTSLLGEARERAVRQEAVLNQGQELAGRCSELRQQQAQSQEELAQLAAVLTTKEESLALLNTQLQELEREHNQIQGRTSQRRERIIDCLSERSAHSNALRSLAREQQVLEERRGRAWTAAEEAGTRAEAVVQLQTKEDERITTLTEQGEALESKRAQLEGQIAVVFEQEKMAQREYDAARRTLERSEAELAGLQSLQRNFSSYYQGPRSVLTARCPGIVGAVAQLMVVPAEYEIAIETALGTAQQFLVADSDEAAAAAIDWLRSTGGGRATFLPLNTIRPWTRSVQEQELVKLKGAVGWADELVQFPAAVAPAIKYLLGRVLVARDLTAARAIAKAGGFQLKTVTLAGDVVNPGGSLAGGSLNKRRPSQISLGRQLRELKQKVAQQESKLAERQKILTATGERRQRLESELGQMMDRARQMEDELTMARSKKKEYAAQLTETRHNRVVWEEEEKILTGKLQELLAEKERRLQSEQIAEKNLQQWETVATQEEKHQQDLAEQIEKIQQEALALRLDLVACQEKEKQLKLRSQEQRLSLEQLERQQAEVRRKLEEIDSLAAAGRKAQQELQTRQLALTTKLARITDEVQQTGEILSGLRCSLKDDDRELLQLLKTEENQRSKVHTLELTLGRLEADREGAQRHLFETQVVPTNYSLPSLDLKLSEAQAEIERLKDEITALGDVNLKAPQTLAEINERHGFLSSQAQDVESARETLLELISDIDQTVATRLLKTFELLRNNFRDIFQHLFRGGQADLRLTSDDPNEAGLEIFAQLPDKKMQPLMSLSGGERALTAIAFLFALLRCGQSSVCVLDEIDASLDETNAERFLSYLEELAAETQFIIVTHKRQAMIRAQALYGLTMAPSGTSSLVSVDLTQAAG, from the coding sequence ATGCGGTTGGAAAGACTGACAGTCCAAGGGTTTAAGTCTTTTGCCGAGCGGCTGGAGTTTATCTTCGAACCAGGGATTACGGCTATTGTAGGGCCCAACGGCAGTGGCAAGAGTAACGTAGTGGATGCCATTCGGTGGGCTTTGGGTGAACAAAGCCTGCATTCGCTCCGGGGCGAGCGGTTGGAAGACATTATCTTCAACGGCTCCGGTTTTCGGCGCCCTCACGGTTTGGCTGAAGTTGGCTTAACATTTAACAACGAAAGCGGCCTTCTCCCACTGCCTTACAGTGAGGTTACAGTTATGCGGCGGGCATATCGATCCGGTAACAGTGAATTCTTGCTTAACGGTGTGCCCTGCCGGCTGCGCGATATTCAAGATCTGTTTGCCGACACCGGTATCGGTAAAGACGGGTATGCTTTTATCGGCCAAGGGAAAGTTGATGAAGTGCTCAATCTTAGCCCTCTGCAGCGACGAATGTTTCTTGAGCAGGCTGCCGGTGCGTGGAAGTGGCGGCGCCGGAAGAAAGAAGCAGAAGACAAGTTGGCTTATACGGAACAAGATCTAGTGCGCCTGAGAGACGTCTGTGCTGAATTGGAGCGCCAACGCGAGCCGTTGGTGGAAGAGGCTCGACGAGCCGGTGCTTACCGGACTAAGAGTAATCGCTTAAGAGAACTGCAGATCTTTGTTGGTCTAAGTGAAATTCGCCGTCTAGAGGAGAGAATTGCCTCTGTCCAGGAAAAGCTAGTTCCGGAACAACAACGGACACAGGAACTTGGTCAACGGCGGTCCACTTTAGAAGTGGAGTTGGAGCGCAGACGGGCCGACATAGCGGCGCACGAGATCTACTTCGGAGACTTAAAGAGCCGAGAGAACCGGGTGCAACAGCAGTTGGTCGCACTGGAAAAGCAGTTGACTTCTTTGTTGGGAGAGGCCCGGGAGCGGGCAGTACGCCAAGAAGCGGTGCTAAATCAGGGCCAGGAGCTAGCTGGCCGTTGCTCTGAGTTACGGCAGCAGCAGGCCCAAAGCCAAGAAGAACTGGCCCAGTTGGCAGCTGTGCTGACGACGAAAGAAGAGTCACTGGCCCTACTGAATACGCAACTTCAAGAGTTAGAGCGGGAACATAACCAGATCCAAGGTCGAACCAGCCAACGGCGGGAACGCATTATTGATTGTTTGAGCGAACGGTCTGCTCACAGCAATGCCCTAAGGTCCCTGGCTCGTGAACAGCAGGTGCTTGAAGAACGGAGAGGACGGGCCTGGACAGCGGCCGAAGAGGCCGGTACCCGGGCCGAGGCCGTAGTGCAGCTGCAGACAAAAGAAGACGAAAGAATAACTACACTCACCGAGCAAGGGGAAGCCTTGGAGTCAAAGCGAGCACAGTTGGAAGGACAAATAGCGGTTGTTTTTGAACAAGAGAAGATGGCCCAGCGAGAGTACGATGCAGCTCGTCGTACACTGGAACGCTCTGAAGCTGAACTAGCCGGACTGCAGAGCCTGCAACGTAATTTTAGCAGCTACTACCAGGGACCGCGGTCGGTCTTGACCGCCCGCTGCCCGGGTATAGTCGGTGCAGTGGCACAATTGATGGTTGTGCCGGCTGAATATGAAATCGCCATCGAGACAGCTTTAGGTACCGCCCAGCAATTCTTAGTGGCAGACAGCGACGAAGCGGCCGCTGCGGCTATCGATTGGCTTCGCTCTACAGGTGGCGGTCGGGCAACGTTCTTACCGCTGAATACTATCCGACCGTGGACCCGGTCGGTTCAAGAACAAGAGTTAGTCAAGCTTAAGGGGGCGGTAGGTTGGGCTGATGAACTAGTGCAGTTCCCGGCCGCTGTGGCTCCGGCGATAAAATACTTGCTGGGGCGGGTGTTAGTGGCTCGTGATTTGACTGCAGCTAGGGCTATAGCCAAGGCGGGTGGCTTTCAGCTCAAGACGGTGACTTTGGCCGGAGATGTTGTTAATCCCGGAGGTTCTTTGGCCGGCGGCAGCCTAAATAAGCGGCGGCCATCCCAGATATCTCTGGGTCGACAGCTGCGAGAACTGAAGCAAAAAGTAGCACAACAAGAATCTAAGCTGGCCGAGCGGCAAAAGATACTGACTGCTACCGGCGAACGCAGACAGCGGTTGGAGAGCGAGCTAGGGCAAATGATGGATCGTGCGCGCCAGATGGAAGACGAATTGACAATGGCCAGAAGTAAAAAGAAAGAGTATGCGGCTCAACTGACTGAGACCAGACATAACCGGGTGGTATGGGAAGAAGAAGAGAAGATTCTTACTGGCAAGCTCCAAGAGTTGTTAGCAGAAAAAGAACGACGGCTTCAGTCTGAGCAAATAGCGGAGAAAAACCTGCAACAGTGGGAAACAGTGGCTACCCAGGAAGAGAAACACCAACAAGATCTGGCCGAACAAATAGAAAAGATACAGCAGGAAGCCCTGGCTCTGCGCTTGGATTTAGTGGCCTGTCAAGAGAAGGAAAAGCAGCTAAAACTGCGAAGTCAGGAGCAGCGTCTGTCTTTGGAGCAGCTTGAGCGGCAACAGGCAGAGGTGAGAAGAAAGCTGGAAGAAATCGACAGCTTGGCTGCTGCGGGAAGGAAAGCGCAACAGGAGCTGCAAACCCGGCAGCTGGCTTTGACTACAAAATTAGCCCGAATTACAGACGAGGTCCAACAGACAGGAGAAATCCTATCTGGACTGCGTTGCAGTCTCAAGGATGATGACCGGGAGCTACTTCAGTTGCTCAAAACAGAGGAGAATCAACGTAGCAAGGTGCATACCTTGGAACTCACTCTGGGTCGGCTGGAGGCAGACCGTGAAGGGGCCCAGCGACACCTGTTCGAAACCCAGGTGGTGCCGACGAATTATTCCCTGCCTTCACTGGACCTGAAGCTATCTGAGGCCCAGGCTGAGATTGAGCGCCTGAAGGACGAAATTACCGCTTTAGGCGATGTCAATCTGAAGGCCCCTCAGACCTTGGCCGAAATAAACGAACGCCACGGGTTTCTTAGCTCGCAGGCGCAAGATGTGGAGTCAGCCAGAGAAACATTACTGGAGCTCATCAGCGACATCGACCAAACGGTGGCCACTCGGTTGCTAAAGACATTTGAACTGTTAAGAAATAATTTTCGGGATATATTCCAACACTTGTTCCGAGGAGGTCAAGCCGATCTTCGACTCACAAGCGACGATCCCAATGAAGCCGGGCTGGAGATATTTGCTCAACTTCCAGACAAAAAGATGCAGCCCTTAATGTCCCTATCAGGGGGAGAACGCGCTCTGACGGCCATTGCGTTCTTGTTTGCTCTGCTGCGTTGCGGCCAGAGCTCAGTTTGTGTGTTAGATGAAATCGATGCCTCTTTGGACGAGACTAATGCCGAGAGATTTCTTTCTTATCTGGAAGAGTTGGCAGCAGAAACCCAATTTATTATTGTCACCCATAAACGACAGGCGATGATTCGAGCCCAGGCTTTGTATGGCCTAACCATGGCCCCAAGCGGTACAAGCAGTCTGGTATCGGTGGATCTCACACAAGCAGCCGGTTAG
- a CDS encoding YlxM family DNA-binding protein, with protein sequence MEARVQMALLYDFYGSLLTAKQQRFMELYFGEDLSLGEIASEFNVSRQAVYDILSRAEASLRGYEERLRLVESYQREEQQRLRLRYLVAALARSGLTPEQKTIMAEMAALLETMGPEGD encoded by the coding sequence ATGGAAGCCAGGGTTCAGATGGCTTTACTGTATGACTTTTATGGCTCCCTTCTTACCGCTAAGCAGCAGCGGTTTATGGAACTTTATTTCGGAGAAGATCTGTCCCTGGGAGAGATCGCTAGCGAGTTCAACGTTAGCCGACAAGCGGTCTACGACATTCTTAGTCGGGCCGAGGCGTCTCTTAGAGGTTACGAAGAACGCTTAAGGCTGGTGGAAAGCTATCAGAGGGAAGAGCAGCAGCGGCTAAGACTAAGATACCTGGTGGCTGCACTGGCCCGAAGCGGTCTTACCCCGGAACAGAAGACGATAATGGCCGAGATGGCGGCTTTGCTGGAGACTATGGGTCCGGAAGGTGATTGA
- the rimM gene encoding 16S rRNA processing protein RimM — protein MNREDLITVGVITAPHGVRGEVKVMLLTDFPQRVYRLKSVYLISAQAVTGSYGVRGARLAGDQAIIALEGIDGPEEASRLTGCELAVTLDQAVTLPEGHYFYFQLVGLEVYSLEGERLGVLTEILPLPANDVYVVRSEAGAEILLPATREVVRAIDLEAGCMTVFLLPGLC, from the coding sequence ATGAATAGAGAAGATCTGATAACGGTAGGCGTAATCACGGCGCCGCATGGTGTGCGCGGTGAGGTAAAGGTAATGTTGCTGACGGATTTCCCCCAGCGGGTCTACCGGTTAAAGAGCGTCTATTTGATTTCTGCCCAGGCAGTTACGGGATCGTATGGCGTGAGAGGGGCTCGACTGGCAGGTGATCAAGCTATCATTGCTTTGGAGGGAATAGATGGCCCGGAAGAGGCTAGCCGGCTAACCGGGTGTGAGCTGGCCGTAACCCTCGACCAGGCGGTCACTTTGCCGGAAGGACACTACTTCTATTTTCAACTGGTGGGGCTGGAAGTGTATTCGCTTGAAGGCGAGCGCCTTGGTGTGCTGACTGAGATTCTACCGCTCCCGGCCAATGATGTTTATGTGGTTCGGTCGGAAGCGGGTGCCGAAATACTGTTACCAGCAACCCGGGAAGTGGTGCGCGCAATAGACCTGGAAGCCGGCTGTATGACAGTCTTTTTGTTACCGGGGCTATGCTAA
- the ffh gene encoding signal recognition particle protein, whose amino-acid sequence MLEGLAEKIQGALKKLSGKGRLNEADVKAALREVRLALLEADVNFRVVKDFVGRVQEKAIGQDVLSSLTPAQQVVKVVQEELTDLLGSGASGLERAADGLSVYMIVGLQGAGKTTTAAKLARVLAKEGRRPLLVAADVYRPAAIKQLQVLGEKVKVSVFSLGEQDPVAISRAALEKARREAYDTVLIDTAGRLHIDEEMMTELVEIKDAVRPTETLLVLDAMTGQDAVTAAGAFQEKLGLTGCILTKLDGDARGGAALSLRAVTGVPIKFIGVGEGAEALHVFYPQRLATRILGMGDVLTLIEKAQETMDQEKARELEQKLRKAQFTLDDFSVQLKEVRKMGPVDQLLGHLPGFGKLKKMPGFKVDEREFVKVDAIISSMTREERISPEMIDHSRKRRIARGSGTTVQDINRLLKQFSDMKKLLKQFGRLEKKGQLPSMWGPLPY is encoded by the coding sequence ATGCTGGAGGGTTTGGCGGAAAAGATCCAGGGCGCACTAAAGAAACTAAGCGGTAAGGGCCGGCTGAATGAAGCCGACGTCAAAGCAGCACTAAGAGAAGTTCGGCTGGCACTTCTTGAGGCTGATGTGAATTTCCGGGTAGTTAAAGACTTCGTCGGCCGAGTGCAAGAGAAAGCCATTGGGCAAGACGTGCTGTCTAGCCTTACTCCGGCCCAACAGGTAGTTAAGGTTGTTCAGGAAGAGCTGACGGATCTGTTAGGGAGTGGGGCCAGTGGCTTAGAACGGGCTGCGGATGGGCTCAGTGTGTATATGATAGTGGGGCTGCAGGGTGCCGGCAAGACCACCACAGCGGCTAAGCTAGCTCGCGTGTTGGCCAAAGAAGGTCGACGGCCGCTGCTGGTTGCAGCAGATGTGTATCGGCCGGCAGCCATCAAGCAGCTCCAGGTACTGGGAGAAAAAGTAAAAGTTTCGGTTTTCAGCCTGGGGGAACAAGACCCGGTGGCTATCTCTCGGGCAGCTTTAGAGAAGGCGCGGCGCGAAGCTTATGATACAGTACTTATTGATACCGCCGGTCGCTTGCACATTGATGAGGAAATGATGACTGAGCTGGTGGAGATCAAAGATGCGGTCCGTCCAACGGAAACCTTGTTGGTGTTGGATGCCATGACCGGTCAGGACGCTGTAACTGCGGCCGGGGCTTTTCAAGAAAAGTTGGGTCTTACCGGCTGCATCCTGACCAAGCTGGATGGAGACGCCAGAGGCGGAGCGGCGTTGTCTTTACGGGCGGTTACAGGGGTTCCGATAAAATTCATCGGTGTAGGAGAAGGAGCCGAGGCCTTACATGTGTTCTATCCCCAGCGCCTGGCCACGAGAATACTGGGCATGGGCGATGTACTGACGCTAATTGAAAAGGCCCAGGAGACAATGGACCAGGAGAAGGCTCGAGAGCTGGAGCAAAAGTTGCGTAAAGCTCAATTTACTTTGGATGATTTCAGTGTCCAACTGAAAGAAGTCCGAAAAATGGGGCCGGTGGACCAACTGTTGGGTCATCTACCTGGTTTTGGCAAACTAAAGAAAATGCCGGGCTTCAAGGTGGATGAGAGAGAATTTGTTAAAGTAGATGCTATAATCTCGTCCATGACAAGAGAAGAACGAATTTCACCGGAAATGATTGATCATAGCAGAAAACGGCGCATTGCACGGGGCAGTGGAACCACGGTTCAAGACATTAACCGGTTACTAAAGCAGTTTTCAGACATGAAGAAGCTGCTGAAGCAATTTGGGCGTTTGGAGAAGAAGGGCCAGCTGCCGTCTATGTGGGGACCATTGCCATATTAA
- the rpsP gene encoding 30S ribosomal protein S16 translates to MVKIRLRRMGAKKAPSYRLVVADSRKPRDGRFIETIGYYNPTREPVVIDIDEEKALTWLSRGAQPSETVMRLFKQMGIWDKFLALKSKDKEALQA, encoded by the coding sequence ATGGTTAAGATCCGGTTACGCCGTATGGGTGCGAAAAAGGCTCCCAGCTATCGCTTAGTGGTGGCCGATTCGCGTAAGCCACGGGATGGACGTTTTATTGAGACTATTGGTTATTACAATCCCACCCGCGAGCCGGTGGTCATCGATATAGATGAAGAGAAGGCTCTTACCTGGTTGTCCCGGGGAGCACAGCCTTCGGAAACGGTGATGCGGCTATTTAAACAGATGGGAATCTGGGACAAGTTTCTAGCCTTAAAGAGCAAAGACAAGGAAGCTTTGCAGGCCTAA
- the rplS gene encoding 50S ribosomal protein L19 encodes MNRLQSLENEQLRTDIPQFAPGDTVRVHVKVVEGNRERIQIFEGVVIARRGKGSQETFTVRRVSYGVGVERVFPVHSRRVDKVEVVRRGQVRRAKLYYLRKLSGKAARIKERRG; translated from the coding sequence ATGAATCGTCTACAGTCGTTAGAAAACGAACAGCTTCGAACCGATATTCCCCAGTTTGCCCCGGGGGATACGGTGCGGGTACATGTTAAAGTGGTAGAGGGGAACCGCGAGCGAATTCAGATCTTTGAAGGCGTGGTTATTGCTCGCCGCGGGAAAGGCTCACAGGAGACTTTTACTGTCCGAAGGGTGTCCTACGGTGTTGGGGTAGAGAGGGTATTTCCTGTTCACAGCCGGCGCGTTGACAAGGTGGAAGTGGTACGACGGGGTCAAGTTCGTCGGGCTAAGCTTTACTATTTGCGGAAATTGTCTGGTAAGGCTGCTCGTATCAAGGAAAGACGTGGCTAA
- a CDS encoding KH domain-containing protein gives MRELLEIVAKALVSNPDAVTVNEVEGDTTLLLELKVASEDMGKVIGRQGRIARAIRTVVRSASARGSRRVMVEIMENP, from the coding sequence ATGCGGGAGCTGCTGGAGATTGTTGCCAAGGCGTTGGTCAGCAATCCTGATGCTGTGACTGTGAACGAGGTGGAAGGGGATACGACGCTCCTGTTGGAGCTTAAGGTCGCATCTGAAGACATGGGCAAAGTCATTGGTAGGCAAGGGAGAATTGCCCGTGCTATCCGTACGGTGGTTCGATCAGCCTCGGCCCGAGGCAGCCGGCGAGTAATGGTAGAGATTATGGAAAATCCTTGA
- a CDS encoding 16S rRNA processing protein RimM, with protein MLIKRTIALKALVTPALKEEMLQDLKNTLQRLELELQQIEFQGKRLLLDAERQGLQQVASTRQQIEEEKEKRLEMRERLKQKMAEVKGWEQGQEVVQGAVEGWVKVKPGDDVARIFGAEIVTANGKIVELRHE; from the coding sequence ATGCTGATCAAAAGGACGATTGCTCTAAAGGCATTGGTCACTCCTGCACTCAAGGAAGAGATGCTCCAGGATTTAAAGAATACTCTTCAACGTTTGGAACTGGAATTGCAGCAGATAGAGTTCCAAGGGAAGCGGCTTCTTCTGGATGCGGAAAGGCAGGGACTTCAGCAAGTAGCGTCTACGCGACAACAGATTGAGGAAGAAAAAGAAAAGCGACTGGAGATGCGCGAGCGTCTAAAACAGAAAATGGCAGAAGTCAAAGGCTGGGAGCAGGGCCAAGAAGTGGTTCAAGGAGCTGTTGAAGGTTGGGTCAAGGTTAAGCCAGGCGATGATGTGGCCCGGATTTTCGGAGCGGAAATAGTAACTGCCAATGGCAAGATTGTGGAGTTGCGCCATGAATAG
- the ftsY gene encoding signal recognition particle-docking protein FtsY: MSKLWLRLSTGLTKTRTAIAERLQNLLPQGGRIEAETWEELEEILLAADVGVAVTEELIRAVKAERVASVADIRAALSAKLEQILQVEPGVGSTSANSPLAILVVGVNGVGKTTSIAKLAGRYRKEGKRVILAACDTFRAAASEQLTVWANRVGAELIAHQEGSDPAAVAYDAVQAALARRADVLILDTAGRLQTKKNLMQELLKVRRVLGKARPDLPQETLLVLDATTGQNALSQARLFQEVVPLTGIILAKLDGTAKGGIAVAIQKELGIPIRWLGIGEELDDLEDFEPKAFVAALLEDGAERA, encoded by the coding sequence TTGTCGAAGTTATGGTTGCGACTTAGTACCGGTCTGACCAAGACGCGGACAGCGATAGCCGAGCGTCTTCAGAATTTGCTGCCCCAAGGTGGGCGTATTGAAGCAGAAACATGGGAAGAGCTAGAAGAAATCCTATTAGCTGCTGATGTCGGAGTGGCAGTCACAGAAGAGTTGATCCGGGCCGTCAAGGCTGAACGGGTGGCGTCTGTGGCCGATATCAGAGCTGCTTTATCCGCCAAATTAGAGCAGATTTTGCAGGTGGAGCCGGGGGTGGGATCAACTTCTGCCAATTCTCCCCTGGCAATCTTGGTGGTAGGAGTTAACGGTGTAGGCAAGACCACCAGTATTGCCAAACTGGCTGGTCGATATCGTAAAGAAGGCAAGAGGGTGATACTGGCTGCTTGCGATACTTTCCGGGCTGCGGCCAGCGAACAGCTCACGGTGTGGGCTAACCGCGTAGGCGCGGAGCTAATTGCTCATCAGGAGGGATCAGATCCGGCGGCCGTGGCTTACGATGCGGTGCAAGCAGCCTTGGCTCGGCGGGCTGATGTCCTTATTCTGGATACGGCCGGTCGCTTGCAAACCAAGAAGAACTTGATGCAGGAACTGCTTAAGGTGCGCCGTGTTCTTGGTAAGGCTCGCCCTGATCTTCCTCAAGAAACGCTGTTGGTGCTGGACGCCACCACGGGGCAAAATGCCCTGAGCCAAGCGCGGTTGTTTCAGGAAGTGGTTCCCCTTACCGGCATTATCTTGGCCAAATTGGACGGGACCGCCAAAGGCGGTATCGCCGTGGCTATCCAGAAGGAACTGGGTATTCCCATCCGCTGGCTGGGTATTGGTGAGGAGTTGGATGACCTGGAAGACTTCGAACCGAAGGCCTTTGTAGCTGCCCTGTTGGAAGATGGCGCTGAAAGAGCTTGA